From Paenibacillus graminis, a single genomic window includes:
- a CDS encoding aminotransferase class V-fold PLP-dependent enzyme → MLSINRASTAEEPVSLLEHFAVFREHTIGGRHVISTPYGRQPLLYADWTASGRLYEPIERKIQESFGPYVSNPHTESNTTGLTMTLAYNEARKIIKDHVNAGPDDALLFCGNGTTGAVNKLQRLMGLKLPEWLREDYLCIPEERPVIFVSHMEHHSNLLPWQEGIGDVVTVPAGADGTADLRELERLLLLYRNRRFKIGSFTACSNVTGIHTPYHRLAAAMHRHGGVCFVDFAACAPYVSINMHPADPLEKLDAIFFSPHKFLGGPGTGGVLLFDSGLSRSQLPDEPGGGTVVWVDAWGGRRYIHSVEVREDSGTPGFLQAFRTALCLKLKEAMNGEGGFMLAREQQLCSKLLSGLHSIPGCTILAGEHTRRLGIVSFNLEDIHYNLVVRLLNDRFGIQARGGCSCAGPYGHHLLGLDRDLSREFIQAIHAGDQSLKPGWVRLSLHPIMTDGEVEFMIHAVRSIVRHISEWRQDYRYNRITNSWVHPADEAGNETAVSGLFAL, encoded by the coding sequence GTGCTGAGTATCAACCGCGCTTCTACGGCAGAGGAGCCCGTTTCACTGCTGGAGCATTTCGCAGTTTTTCGCGAGCATACTATTGGGGGGCGGCATGTGATCTCCACTCCCTACGGCCGTCAGCCGCTGCTGTATGCCGACTGGACAGCCAGCGGGAGGCTGTATGAGCCCATTGAACGTAAAATCCAGGAGAGCTTCGGGCCTTATGTCAGCAACCCGCATACAGAATCGAACACGACCGGTCTGACCATGACCCTCGCCTATAACGAAGCGCGGAAGATTATCAAGGACCATGTGAACGCCGGGCCGGATGATGCACTGCTCTTCTGCGGCAACGGCACTACCGGCGCAGTCAACAAGCTGCAGCGGCTGATGGGCCTGAAGCTTCCCGAATGGCTGCGGGAGGATTATCTATGCATTCCGGAGGAACGCCCGGTTATTTTTGTCAGCCACATGGAGCATCACTCCAATCTGCTGCCCTGGCAGGAAGGCATCGGCGATGTAGTTACCGTCCCTGCCGGAGCGGACGGAACTGCCGATCTCCGGGAGCTGGAACGCCTGCTGCTGCTCTACCGGAACCGCCGCTTCAAAATCGGTTCCTTCACAGCCTGCTCCAATGTTACCGGCATCCATACCCCCTATCACAGGCTCGCTGCCGCCATGCACCGCCACGGCGGGGTTTGCTTTGTGGATTTTGCCGCCTGCGCCCCGTATGTATCCATTAACATGCATCCGGCAGATCCGCTGGAGAAGCTGGATGCTATCTTTTTTTCACCGCATAAATTTCTCGGCGGCCCCGGCACAGGGGGAGTGCTGCTCTTCGATTCCGGCCTCAGCAGAAGCCAATTGCCGGATGAACCGGGCGGTGGAACTGTGGTGTGGGTCGATGCCTGGGGCGGACGCCGGTATATCCATTCAGTCGAAGTACGCGAGGACAGCGGTACTCCTGGATTTCTGCAGGCCTTCCGCACAGCACTGTGCCTCAAGCTGAAGGAAGCGATGAACGGGGAGGGCGGATTCATGCTCGCCAGAGAGCAGCAGCTGTGCAGCAAGCTGCTCAGCGGGCTTCATTCCATTCCAGGCTGCACGATACTCGCGGGCGAACACACCAGGCGTCTTGGCATTGTATCTTTTAATCTTGAAGATATTCATTATAATCTCGTGGTCAGGCTGCTCAATGACCGGTTTGGCATTCAGGCGCGCGGTGGCTGTTCCTGTGCAGGACCTTACGGCCATCATCTGCTGGGGCTGGACCGGGATCTCTCCCGGGAATTTATCCAGGCCATTCATGCCGGTGACCAGTCCCTCAAGCCGGGGTGGGTCCGCCTTTCCCTGCACCCCATTATGACCGACGGAGAAGTCGAGTTCATGATCCACGCCGTCCGCAGTATCGTCCGCCATATCAGCGAATGGAGACAGGATTACCGCTATAACCGCATCACTAACAGCTGGGTGCACCCAGCCGATGAAGCCGGGAATGAGACTGCTGTCAGCGGATTATTTGCGTTGTAG
- a CDS encoding TVP38/TMEM64 family protein — protein sequence MFFLDIMSWLTEERLLQLLEQYRSLGPLPGIGLTFMKSFVPPLPTIAIVGLNGAVYGLWLGFFYSWLGLVAGCVTTFLIIRQIASHPYLRKWALRPKVARGMKWVRNSGFSYVFLLSLFPVGPFVVINMAAGLAQMRLRSYLLALCAGKAIMVFAVSYIGNDVDRFIRHPGEIIYVLLFIGVSLWGVKAIEARFTRAAQAREEQLPSGESLQRK from the coding sequence ATGTTTTTTTTAGATATTATGTCATGGCTGACGGAGGAGCGCCTCCTGCAGCTGCTGGAGCAATACCGCTCACTGGGGCCTTTGCCCGGAATCGGACTCACCTTCATGAAATCCTTCGTCCCGCCGCTGCCGACGATTGCAATTGTAGGACTTAACGGGGCGGTGTATGGGCTGTGGCTTGGTTTTTTTTATTCCTGGCTGGGGCTGGTTGCGGGCTGTGTGACCACGTTCCTGATAATCCGCCAAATCGCCTCGCACCCTTACTTGCGCAAGTGGGCGCTGCGGCCCAAAGTTGCGAGAGGCATGAAATGGGTCCGCAATAGCGGCTTCAGCTATGTTTTTCTGCTTAGCCTGTTCCCGGTTGGACCTTTTGTTGTGATCAATATGGCTGCCGGGCTTGCGCAAATGCGGCTGCGCTCGTATCTGCTTGCACTGTGTGCAGGCAAAGCGATCATGGTCTTTGCGGTTTCCTATATTGGTAATGATGTGGACCGGTTTATCCGCCATCCCGGAGAAATCATCTATGTGCTGCTCTTTATCGGGGTTTCACTCTGGGGGGTTAAGGCTATTGAGGCCCGGTTCACCCGGGCCGCGCAGGCGCGGGAGGAGCAGCTTCCGTCAGGCGAATCGCTACAACGCAAATAA